A single window of Anopheles moucheti chromosome 2, idAnoMoucSN_F20_07, whole genome shotgun sequence DNA harbors:
- the LOC128306779 gene encoding arylsulfatase B has protein sequence MELTRTYREMSYRGCFFMILVGIHLLLAPQAACATETSRPNIVFILADDLGWNDVGFHGSAQIPTPNLDALAYSGIILNRYYVNPICTPSRSALMTGKYPIHTGMQHTVLFGMEPRGLPLTEKLLPQYLKDLGYSNHIVGKWHLGHYQLRYTPLQRGFDSHTGFWTGHHHMNDHTAVEHGQWGLDIRRGYDVAYDLHGQYTTHVIGTESINIVQGHNKSEPLFLYVSHAAVHSANPYDFLPAPDKTIAELGHIENYSRRKYAAMMVELDRTVGSLVDALQARDMLKDTIIVFSSDNGGAADGFNDNAASNWPLRGAKNTLWEGGVRGAGFIWSPLLQNVSRVSHQMVQVCDWLPTLYEAAGGDVSSLPTDLDGISVWRELDTGAPTRRIEILHNIDDIWGTSALTVGNWKIVKGSHYNRTWDGWYGPAGIRDEKAYSWDTVANSSAGQVMVKLNMLPNRDRTTQLRRESTVSCGTGAHMENECNPLEKPCLFDVETDPCEYNNLADEQLHTLQSLLARLADYNSTAVPPSNMEDDLRGAPQHWNHTWHNFGDEPEPEVILHENEEM, from the exons ATGGAATTGACTAGAACGTATCGTGAAATGTCCTACAGGGGTTGTTTCTTTATGATACTGGTGGGCATTCATCTGCTGTTGGCCCCACAGGCAGCGTGCGCGACAGAAACCAGCCGACCGAACATAGTTTTCATTTTGGCTGATGATTTGGGCTGGAACGATGTCGGGTTCCATGGTTCTGCCCAGATCCCAACGCCCAATCTGGACGCATTGGCCTACTCCGGCATTATCCTCAATCGCTACTACGTGAATCCAATCTGCACGCCATCGCGTTCCGCGCTCATGACGGGCAAGTATCCCATACACACCGGGATGCAGCATACGGTGCTGTTCGGAATGGAACCACGTGGACTTCCGCTAACGGAGAAGCTGTTACCACAGTACCTGAAAGATCTTGG ATACTCCAACCACATAGTTGGCAAGTGGCATCTGGGACATTACCAGTTGCGCTACACACCGCTGCAGCGAGGCTTCGACAGTCACACTGGATTTTGGACTGGACATCATCACATGAACGATCACACGGCCGTGGAGCACGGACAGTGGGGTCTCGATATCCGCCGTGGTTACGATGTAGCCTACGATCTCCACGGGCAGTACACGACCCACGTTATCGGCACGGAATCGATCAATATAGTGCAGGGGCACAACAAGAGCGAGCCACTCTTCCTGTACGTATCGCATGCGGCCGTTCATTCGGCAAATCCGTACGATTTTCTTCCAGCACCGGACAAAACGATTGCAGAGCTGGGACACATTGAAAACTATAGTCGGCGTAAGTATGCCGCCATGATGGTGGAGCTGGACAGAACCGTTGGCAGTCTCGTGGACGCACTTCAGGCGCGCGATATGCTGAAGGATACGATCATTGTGTTTAGCAGCGATAATGGTGGCGCGGCGGATGGATTCAACGATAATGCCGCTTCAAATTGGCCGTTACGCGGGGCGAAGAATACGCTCTGGGAAGGTGGAGTACGTGGGGCCGGCTTTATTTGGAGCCCACTGTTACAAAATGTGAGTCGAGTATCGCACCAGATGGTGCAAGTGTGCGATTGGCTCCCGACACTGTACGAAGCAGCAGGTGGCGATGTCAG CTCATTACCAACCGACCTGGATGGGATCAGTGTGTGGCGTGAACTGGATACCGGTGCGCCAACAAGGCGCATTGAGATACTGCATAACATCGACGACATTTGGGGCACCTCGGCCCTCACAGTGGGCAACTGGAAGATTGTCAAAGGTTCACACTACAATCGCACCTGGGACGGTTGGTACGGTCCGGCAGGAATTCGCGACGAAAAGGCCTACTCGTGGGACACGGTCGCGAACAGTTCGGCGGGTCAGGTAATGGTGAAGCTAAATATGCTTCCTAACCGCGATCGCACCACACAGCTGCGCCGCGAAAGTACGGTTTCGTGTGGTACCGGTGCGCACATGGAAAACGAGTGTAACCCGCTGGAAAAACCGTGCCTGTTCGATGTGGAAACTGATCCGTGCGAGTACAACAATCTGGCCGACGAACAACTGCACACGCTGCAAAGCCTACTCGCAAGGCTGGCCGATTACAACAGTACCGCTGTGCCACCGTCGAACATGGAGGATGATCTACGCGGTGCGCCACAGCATTGGAACCACACGTGGCATAATTTTGGCGACGAGCCCGAACCGGAAGTGATACTGCACGAGAATGAAGAAATGTAA
- the LOC128306765 gene encoding zinc transporter 9 isoform X2 produces MTIHRAAWMLLCHRSQVPIGKLSLGCPRSHAWADVLLAGQALRCNKRYNQRSFSSSRIVNQSKEEQDKLKEKVQAPASASPPIEQESRLEIDTKHGKLLVKTTLADSKLQEIIIEKPKSETATPVTAKREDLPKPSLLAEEDARAKAEADLKEQLAEKNRQLAKKRIRVDFSRSSLERNFITPVRAMSDFLLKPSDLEALAKTKRRSPYEQEPPITVYWRKDVEAKAIEVWGSRENLLKECLKREIEKKMHQQNIFTVKRRLRDYRREIGSRTNVVDSEPGLFGKSGKVVLTAIAINATNCLFKFGAWLYTGSHSMFAETIHSLADTINQLILAYGIHKSTQIADSDHPYGYSNMKYVSSLISGVGIFCVGTGLSFYHGIMGLVDPHPIDDFFWAFFILGGSLVSEGATLLVAINSCRSGAKALGMSFRDYVARGQDPCVNVVLTEDAAAVLSVALAATCMGLSTYTGSPIPDAVGSLLVGCMLGGVASFIIYTNVAALVGRSIRQENLDKINAELESDIMIRAIHDVKGIDMGNSLVRYKAEMDFDGRELTRVYLDKQDLNLLLEEVRTFQTIDELEAFLLKHGENIVDLMGGEIDRIEMKLRKKFPEIRHCDLEIL; encoded by the exons ATGACGATTCACCGAGCAGCATGGATGTTGCTATGCCACCGGAGTCAG GTACCAATTGGGAAACTTTCGCTTGGATGCCCAAGGTCGCACGCGTGGGCAGATGTGTTGCTGGCTGGGCAAGCGTTGCGCTGCAATAAACGATATAACCAAAGAAGTTTCTCCTCGTCACGCATCGTCAACCAGTCGAAGGAGGAACAAGATAAGCTGAAAGAAAAGGTGCAAGCGCCAGCGAGCGCAAGCCCACCGATTGAGCAGGAATCGCGGCTAGAGATAGACACGAAGCACGGAAAATTGCTGGTGAAAACAACACTGGCGGACTCGAAGCTGCAGGAGATTATAATCGAGAAACCAAAATCAGAAACAGCGACGCCGGTTACCGCGAAGAGGGAAGATTTGCCGAAACCATCGCTCCTCGCCGAAGAGGATGCTCGCGCCAAAGCGGAAGCCGATCTAAAGGAGCAGCTAGCCGAAAAAAATCGTCAGTTGGCGAAGAAACGCATCCGGGTGGATTTTTCGCGCTCTTCGCTGGAGCGCAACTTTATCACTCCGGTACGGGCCATGTCCGACTTCCTGCTAAAGCCGTCCGATTTGGAAGCGTTGGCTAAAACGAAACGTCGCTCACCGTACGAACAGGAGCCACCGATAACGGTCTACTGGCGGAAGGATGTGGAGGCGAAGGCGATCGAGGTGTGGGGCTCGCGGGAAAATCTTCTGAAGGAATGTTTGAAGCGAGAAATCGAGAAAAAGATGCACCAACAAA ACATATTTACCGTAAAGCGAAGATTGCGGGACTATCGGCGAGAAATTGGCAGCCGCACAAATGTGGTCGATTCCGAACCGGGACTGTTTGGGAAATCGGGCAAGGTGGTACTGACCGCGATTGCAAT CAATGCGACCAACTGTCTGTTCAAGTTCGGAGCCTGGTTGTATACGGGTTCGCACAGTATGTTTGCGGAAACGATACACTCGCTTGCGGATACGATCAACCAGCTTATCCTGGCGTACGGCATCCACAAGTCAACCCAAATCGCCGATTCCGACCATCCGTACGGGTACAGCAACATGAAGTACGTGTCATCGCTAATATCCGGTGTCGGTATTTTCTGTGTCGGTACTGGTCTGTCGTTTTACCACGGTATCATGGGTCTGGTCGATCCCCATCCGATCGATGACTTCTTCTGGGCATTCTTCATTCTGGGTGGTTCGCTAGTGTCGGAAGGCGCCACCCTGCTGGTAGCGATCAACAGCTGTCGGAGTGGTGCGAAAGCCCTAGGCATGAGCTTTAGAGATTACG TGGCCCGCGGACAGGATCCGTGCGTCAATGTAGTACTTACAGAGGATGCCGCCGCGGTATTAAGTGTAGCTCTGGCAGCCACCTGCATGGGTCTATCCACCTACACCGGTTCCCCAATTCCAGACGCGGTCGGTTCGCTGCTAGTAGGTTGCATGCTCGGTGGTGTCGCCTCCTTCATTATCTACACGAACGTGGCAGCACTAGTCGGACGTTCGATTCGTCAAGAGAATCTCGACAAAATTAATGCCGAACTGGAGAGTGACATTATGATCCGGGCAATCCATGACGTCAAGGGTATAGATATGGGGAACTCATTGGTTAGATATAAG GCTGAAATGGATTTCGATGGCCGTGAACTGACACGCGTATATCTGGATAAGCAGGATTTAAACCTGTTGCTGGAGGAGGTGCGCACGTTCCAAACGATCGACGAGCTGGAAGCGTTCCTGTTGAAGCATGGCGAAAACATTGTCGATCTGATGGGCGGTGAAATTGATAGGATCGAAATGAAACTACGT AAAAAATTCCCCGAAATAAGACACTGTGATTTGGAGATACTGTAA
- the LOC128306832 gene encoding probable citrate synthase 2, mitochondrial, with amino-acid sequence MALSRIYASKLACAANKNALPAIATFVRNASDSTDLKAVLAEKIPKEQERIKNFRKQHGNTKVGEVTVDMMYGGMRGIKGLVCETSVLDPEEGIRFRGLSIPECQEVLPKAPGGQEPLPEGLFWLLITGDVPSKAQVDALSREWANRAALPSHVVTMLNNMPTSLHPMSQLSCAVTALNHESKYAKAYSEGVHKSKYWEYVYEDSMDLIAKLPVIAATIYRNTYRDGKGIGAIDPKKDWSANFTKMLGYEDEKFTELMRLYLTIHSDHEGGNVSAHTVHLVGSALSDPYLSFAAGMNGLAGPLHGLANQEVLVWLQKLRKELGDNASEEKVKEFIWKTLKSGQVVPGYGHAVLRKTDPRYTCQREFALKHLPNDPLFGLVSNIYKVVPPILTELGKVKNPWPNVDAHSGVLLQYYGLKEMNYYTVLFGVSRALGVLASLVWDRALGLPIERPKSMSTDGLIKATSK; translated from the exons atggcCCTCAGCCGCATCTATGCATCAAAGTTGGCATGTGCCGCCAATAAG AATGCCCTGCCGGCAATCGCTACGTTCGTGCGCAATGCTTCCGACAGCACAGACCTGAAGGCCGTCCTGGCGGAAAAGATCCCGAAGGAGCAGGAGCGGATCAAGAACTTCCGTAAGCAGCATGGCAACACTAAGGTTGGCGAAGTCACCGTTGATATG ATGTATGGCGGTATGCGTGGCATCAAGGGCCTGGTGTGTGAAACTTCCGTGCTTGATCCGGAGGAGGGCATCCGTTTCCGCGGTTTGTCGATCCCCGAGTGCCAGGAAGTGCTTCCGAAGGCTCCAG GTGGTCAGGAACCGCTGCCTGAGGGTCTGTTCTGGCTGCTGATCACTGGTGATGTGCCGTCGAAGGCTCAGGTCGATGCGCTGTCGCGCGAATGGGCCAACCGTGCTGCGCTGCCCTCGCACGTCGTCACCATGCTGAACAACATGCCCACCTCTCTGCACCCAATGTCGCAGCTGAGCTGCGCCGTGACCGCTCTGAACCACGAGAGCAAATACGCGAAAGCGTACTCCGAAGGTGTACACAAGAGCAAGTACTGGGAGTACGTGTACGAGGACAGCATGGACCTGATTGCGAAGCTGCCGGTAATTGCGGCCACTATCTACCGCAACACGTACCGTGATGGTAAGGGTATTGGTGCAATCGACCCGAAGAAGGATTGGTCGGCCAACTTCACCAAGATGCTGGGCTATGAGGACGAGAAGTTCACCGAGCTGATGCGCCTGTACCTGACCATCCACAGTGACCACGAGGGTGGTAACGTGTCGGCCCACACGGTTCATCTGGTCGGTTCGGCACTGAGCGATCCGTACCTGTCGTTTGCCGCTGGCATGAACGGTCTCGCCGGTCCGCTTCACGGATTGGCCAACCAGGAGGTGCTGGTGTGGCTGCAGAAGCTGCGCAAGGAGCTGGGCGACAATGCCAGCGAGGAAAAGGTGAAGGAGTTCATCTGGAAGACGCTGAAGTCGGGCCAGGTGGTGCCCGGTTACGGTCACGCTGTGTTGCGCAAGACCGATCCCCGCTACACCTGCCAGCGCGAGTTCGCCCTCAAGCACCTGCCAAACGATCCGCTGTTCGGGCTGGTCTCGAACATCTACAAGGTCGTGCCCCCAATCCTGACCGAGCTCGGCAAGGTGAAGAACCCGTGGCCAAACGTAGATGCGCACTCCGGTGTGCTGCTGCAGTACTACGGCCTGAAGGAGATGAACTACTACACCGTGCTGTTCGGTGTATCGCGCGCCCTCGGCGTGTTGGCGTCGCTCGTGTGGGATCGTGCTCTCGGTCTGCCGATCGAGCGTCCCAAGTCGATGTCCACCGATGGATTGATCAAGGCCACCTCCAAGTAA
- the LOC128306746 gene encoding uncharacterized protein LOC128306746, whose amino-acid sequence MQFQGAAQPHQGGFRGPRPEKNDFYVGQPGTKPPHFMNKQGPPSIPPFNANAFVGPKPMYQQNAMNGVGPGGFNKFGGGGRAFGGQPGTMPKKDFGGPKMYGPGGSKPYGEDKPFDTFGGPKKYQSSNPGMGMGMGYGGGTGSRNGFGPRSDYNGFNKDDRAKIQSLKAKYPGQNLMKPMWENLEPFQKDFYVPHPNVMARSSEEVQTFREQMQITVMGNNVPHPCQNFEEGNFPEYVMTEIKKQSFPRPTSIQSQGWPIALSGRDMVGIAQTGSGKTLAYMLPGLVHISHQKPLSRGEGPIVLVLAPTRELAQQIQTVVRDFGNHSKPNIRYTCVFGGALKGPQVRDLERGVEVVIATPGRLIDFLERGITNLRRCTYLVLDEADRMLDMGFEPQIRKIVEQIRPDRQVLMWSATWPKEVQTLAEDFLRDYIQINIGSLSLAANHNIHQIVDVCEENEKEGKLLKLLKEIATSDATNKIIIFVETKKKVDDLLKNIVRDGYGATSIHGDKSQTERDYVLQDFRHGKSTILVATDVAARGLDVEDVKYVINFDYPNSSEDYIHRIGRTGRCSQYGTAYTFFTPNNGRQARELLSVLEEAGQQPTVELIEMAKSAPGGKGGRLRYSTRGSYGGGSSMSSYQRRPPFNGGGGFGGPPKYGGMQNGPMGMGNKFGGMPNKYRDGGMYRSENNWNKGPNGPAMMGGPGGYQSHSPQSPQAAAVAAASGQQMYEPPQAQIRAYHPKNIYPGQFDDYTALFAGGAAAAAPGGGMRYYQNKAHQGGPGGMQPGSQPGGRYNPNGGQFNMDGTPKPNNGRGTYPPKQYNNSYAAGPANPSHQYPQLAAAAAAAAAGQTMPTAAPAGFTGFDPTGGLQYQASYPITAATATYYPYPAATAPPPPPQAQAAPVVPPVQQ is encoded by the exons ATGCAATTCCAAGGCGCAGCACAACCGCACCAGGGTGGTTTCCGTGGACCGCGACCGGAAAAGAACGACTTCTATGTTGGGCAGCCCGGCACTAAGCCGCCGCACTTTATGAACAAGCAAGGCCCACCCTCTATTCCGCCGTTCAACGCGAACGCGTTCGTTGGACCCAAACCGATGTATCAGCAGAACGCCATGAATGGCGTTGGCCCGGGAGGGTTTAACaagtttggtggtggtggccgtgCATTCGGTGGCCAGCCGGGAACCATGCCGAAGAAGGACTTCGGTGGACCGAAGATGTATGGACCCGGTGGCAGTAAGCCATACGGCGAAGACAAGCCTTTCGACACGTTCGGCGGCCCAAAGAAGTACCAGAGCTCGAACCCAGGCATGGGCATGGGCATGGGTTACGGTGGTGGCACGGGGAGCCGTAACGGGTTCGGACCGCGATCAGACTACAACGGTTTCAACAAGGATGACCGTGCGAAGATCCAGTCGCTGAAGGCAAAGTACCCGGGACAGAACCTGATGAAGCCGATGTGGGAAAACTTGGAACCGTTTCAGAAGGATTTCTATGTGCCGCACCCGAATGTGATGGCCAGATCGTCGGAGGAAGTCCAGACGTTCCGCGAGCAGATGCAGATCACTGTGATGGGCAACAATGTGCCGCATCCGTGTCAGAACTTCGAGGAGGGTAACTTCCCGGAGTACGTGATGACCGAGATCAAGAAGCAAAGTTTTCCACGTCCGACTTCTATCCAGTCGCAGGGTTGGCCAATTGCGCTGAGTGGCCGCGATATGGTTGGCATTGCACAGACAGGTTCTGGCAAGACGCTCGCTTACATGCTGCCGGGATTGGTACACATCTCGCACCAGAAGCCGCTGAGTCGTGGTGAAGGTCCGATTGTGTTGGTGTTAGCGCCTACTCGTGAACTCGCCCAGCAGATCCAGACTGTGGTTCGGGACTTTGGAAACCATTCGAAACCCAACATCCGTTACACGTGCGTGTTCGGAGGAGCCCTGAAAGGACCTCAG GTGCGTGATTTGGAGCGTGGTGTTGAGGTGGTAATTGCTACCCCTGgccgtttgattgattttctcGAGCGAGGCATCACTAATCTTCGTCGTTGTACGTACCTCGTCTTGGACGAAGCAGATCGAATGCTTGACATGGGTTTCGAGCCCCAGATTCGTAAGATTGTTGAACAGATTCGTCCGGATCGGCAGGTGCTGATGTGGTCGGCAACATGGCCAAAGGAGGTGCAAACGCTGGCGGAAGATTTCCTGCGCGACTACATCCAGATTAACATCGGATCGCTAAGCTTGGCGGCAAACCACAACATTCACCAGATTGTGGATGTGTGCGAGGAGAATGAAAAGGAGGGAAAGCTGTTGAAGCTGTTAAAGGAAATTGCAACCTCGGATGCAACAAACAAGATCATCATTTTCGTCGAAACAAAGAAGAAGGTTGACGATTTGCTGAAAAACATTGTGCGCGATGGCTATGGGGCGACGTCTATTCACGGCGACAAGAGCCAGACTGAGCGTGACTACGTGCTGCAAGATTTCCGGCATGGCAAGAGCACAATTCTGGTAGCGACAGATGTCGCAGCACGTGGCCTCGACGTGGAAGACGTGAAGTACGTCATCAACTTCGACTATCCGAACTCATCGGAGGACTATATCCATCGTATTGGGCGCACGGGACGCTGCTCGCAGTACGGTACTGCGTACACATTCTTCACACCAAACAACGGACGCCAGGCACGGGAACTGTTGTCGGTGCTGGAAGAGGCCGGTCAGCAGCCAACTGTAGAGCTGATCGAGATGGCGAAGTCGGCACCGGGCGGCAAAGGCGGTAGACTCCGTTACTCGACGCGCGGCAGCTATGGTGGCGGAAGCAGCATGAGCAGCTACCAACGGCGACCACCGTTCAACGGTGGCGGTGGATTCGGTGGCCCACCGAAGTACGGCGGTATGCAGAACGGTCCAATGGGTATGGGCAACAAGTTTGGTGGCATGCCGAACAAATACCGTGACGGAGGCATGTACCGTAGCGAGAATAACTGGAACAAGGGCCCGAACGGACCGGCAATGATGGGTGGCCCAGGAGGCTACCAATCCCACTCGCCTCAGTCTCCGCAGGCTGCTGCGGTAGCTGCCGCATCCGGCCAGCAAATGTACGAACCGCCTCAGGCACAGATTCGTGCCTATCACCCGAAGAACATCTATCCGGGACAGTTCGATGACTACACCGCATTGTTTGCGGGTGGTGCGGCCGCTGCTGCTCCCGGTGGTGGCATGCGCTACTACCAGAACAAGGCGCACCAGGGCGGTCCGGGTGGTATGCAGCCGGGCTCGCAGCCTGGTGGCCGGTACAACCCGAACGGCGGCCAATTCAATATGGATGgcacaccgaaaccgaacaacGGTCGTGGAACGTATCCACCGAAACAGTATAACAATAGCTACGCTGCCGGACCGGCAAATCCGAGCCACCAGTATCCACAGTTAGCTGCGGCCGCCGCAGCTGCCGCTGCCGGGCAGACCATGCCGACGGCGGCCCCGGCCGGCTTTAccggattcgatccgaccggTGGACTGCAGTATCAGGCATCGTACCCAATAACGGCTGCCACCGCCACGTATTATCCATATCCGGCGGCAACCgctccaccgccaccaccccAGGCCCAGGCGGCCCCCGTTGTTCCGCCAGTGCAGCAGTAA
- the LOC128306765 gene encoding zinc transporter 9 isoform X1: MTIHRAAWMLLCHRSQLHQVPIGKLSLGCPRSHAWADVLLAGQALRCNKRYNQRSFSSSRIVNQSKEEQDKLKEKVQAPASASPPIEQESRLEIDTKHGKLLVKTTLADSKLQEIIIEKPKSETATPVTAKREDLPKPSLLAEEDARAKAEADLKEQLAEKNRQLAKKRIRVDFSRSSLERNFITPVRAMSDFLLKPSDLEALAKTKRRSPYEQEPPITVYWRKDVEAKAIEVWGSRENLLKECLKREIEKKMHQQNIFTVKRRLRDYRREIGSRTNVVDSEPGLFGKSGKVVLTAIAINATNCLFKFGAWLYTGSHSMFAETIHSLADTINQLILAYGIHKSTQIADSDHPYGYSNMKYVSSLISGVGIFCVGTGLSFYHGIMGLVDPHPIDDFFWAFFILGGSLVSEGATLLVAINSCRSGAKALGMSFRDYVARGQDPCVNVVLTEDAAAVLSVALAATCMGLSTYTGSPIPDAVGSLLVGCMLGGVASFIIYTNVAALVGRSIRQENLDKINAELESDIMIRAIHDVKGIDMGNSLVRYKAEMDFDGRELTRVYLDKQDLNLLLEEVRTFQTIDELEAFLLKHGENIVDLMGGEIDRIEMKLRKKFPEIRHCDLEIL; the protein is encoded by the exons ATGACGATTCACCGAGCAGCATGGATGTTGCTATGCCACCGGAGTCAG CTGCACCAGGTACCAATTGGGAAACTTTCGCTTGGATGCCCAAGGTCGCACGCGTGGGCAGATGTGTTGCTGGCTGGGCAAGCGTTGCGCTGCAATAAACGATATAACCAAAGAAGTTTCTCCTCGTCACGCATCGTCAACCAGTCGAAGGAGGAACAAGATAAGCTGAAAGAAAAGGTGCAAGCGCCAGCGAGCGCAAGCCCACCGATTGAGCAGGAATCGCGGCTAGAGATAGACACGAAGCACGGAAAATTGCTGGTGAAAACAACACTGGCGGACTCGAAGCTGCAGGAGATTATAATCGAGAAACCAAAATCAGAAACAGCGACGCCGGTTACCGCGAAGAGGGAAGATTTGCCGAAACCATCGCTCCTCGCCGAAGAGGATGCTCGCGCCAAAGCGGAAGCCGATCTAAAGGAGCAGCTAGCCGAAAAAAATCGTCAGTTGGCGAAGAAACGCATCCGGGTGGATTTTTCGCGCTCTTCGCTGGAGCGCAACTTTATCACTCCGGTACGGGCCATGTCCGACTTCCTGCTAAAGCCGTCCGATTTGGAAGCGTTGGCTAAAACGAAACGTCGCTCACCGTACGAACAGGAGCCACCGATAACGGTCTACTGGCGGAAGGATGTGGAGGCGAAGGCGATCGAGGTGTGGGGCTCGCGGGAAAATCTTCTGAAGGAATGTTTGAAGCGAGAAATCGAGAAAAAGATGCACCAACAAA ACATATTTACCGTAAAGCGAAGATTGCGGGACTATCGGCGAGAAATTGGCAGCCGCACAAATGTGGTCGATTCCGAACCGGGACTGTTTGGGAAATCGGGCAAGGTGGTACTGACCGCGATTGCAAT CAATGCGACCAACTGTCTGTTCAAGTTCGGAGCCTGGTTGTATACGGGTTCGCACAGTATGTTTGCGGAAACGATACACTCGCTTGCGGATACGATCAACCAGCTTATCCTGGCGTACGGCATCCACAAGTCAACCCAAATCGCCGATTCCGACCATCCGTACGGGTACAGCAACATGAAGTACGTGTCATCGCTAATATCCGGTGTCGGTATTTTCTGTGTCGGTACTGGTCTGTCGTTTTACCACGGTATCATGGGTCTGGTCGATCCCCATCCGATCGATGACTTCTTCTGGGCATTCTTCATTCTGGGTGGTTCGCTAGTGTCGGAAGGCGCCACCCTGCTGGTAGCGATCAACAGCTGTCGGAGTGGTGCGAAAGCCCTAGGCATGAGCTTTAGAGATTACG TGGCCCGCGGACAGGATCCGTGCGTCAATGTAGTACTTACAGAGGATGCCGCCGCGGTATTAAGTGTAGCTCTGGCAGCCACCTGCATGGGTCTATCCACCTACACCGGTTCCCCAATTCCAGACGCGGTCGGTTCGCTGCTAGTAGGTTGCATGCTCGGTGGTGTCGCCTCCTTCATTATCTACACGAACGTGGCAGCACTAGTCGGACGTTCGATTCGTCAAGAGAATCTCGACAAAATTAATGCCGAACTGGAGAGTGACATTATGATCCGGGCAATCCATGACGTCAAGGGTATAGATATGGGGAACTCATTGGTTAGATATAAG GCTGAAATGGATTTCGATGGCCGTGAACTGACACGCGTATATCTGGATAAGCAGGATTTAAACCTGTTGCTGGAGGAGGTGCGCACGTTCCAAACGATCGACGAGCTGGAAGCGTTCCTGTTGAAGCATGGCGAAAACATTGTCGATCTGATGGGCGGTGAAATTGATAGGATCGAAATGAAACTACGT AAAAAATTCCCCGAAATAAGACACTGTGATTTGGAGATACTGTAA
- the LOC128306877 gene encoding CCR4-NOT transcription complex subunit 9, protein MAVVQQAGNMQQMASHSEKVFQWINELSNPESRETALLELSKKRETVPDLAPMLWHSFGTTAALLQEIIHIYPSINPATLTAHQSNRVCNALALLQCVASHPETRSAFLAAHIPLFLYPFLHTTSKTRPFEYLRLTSLGVIGALVKTDEQEVITFLLTTEIIPLCLRIMESGSELSKTVATFILQKILLDDSGLSYICHTYDRFSHVAIILGKMVISLSKEPSARLLKHVVRCYLRLSDNPRAREALRQCLPDQLRDGTFTACLQEDKSTKHWLTMLLKNLDTPAGPVTDPRQVGIAPLTS, encoded by the exons ATGGCCGTCGTTCAGCAAGCTGGAAATATGCAACAAATGGCGTCTCACAGCGAAAAGGTGTTCCAGTGGATAAATGAATTGTCGAACCCGGAATCGCGCGAAACGGCTCTGCTGGAACTGAGCAAAAAGCGCGAAACCGTCCCGGACCTAGCGCCGATGCTGTGGCACAGCTTCGGCACGACGGCGGCCCTGCTGCAGGAAATTATCCACATCTATCCGTCGATCAATCCGGCCACCTTGACAGCGCATCAATCGAACCGGGTATGCAATGCGCTGGCCCTGCTGCAATGTGTCGCTTCCCATCCGGAAACGCGTTCCGCCTTTCTGGCCGCCCACATTCCACTGTTTCTCTATCCGTTCCTGCACACCACCTCCAAGACGCGTCCCTTCGAGTATCTTCGTCTCACGTCGCTCGGTGTGATCGGAGCGCTGGTGAAG ACTGACGAGCAGGAGGTGATAACCTTTTTGCTGACGACGGAAATCATTCCACTGTGCCTGCGCATCATGGAGTCGGGCTCGGAGCTGAGCAAAACGGTGGCGACCTTCATACTGCAGAAGATTCTGCTGGACGACAGTGGTTTGTCGTACATCTGCCACACGTACGATAGGTTCTCGCATGTCGCCATAATTCTG GGAAAGATGGTAATATCGCTGTCTAAGGAACCATCGGCCAGATTGTTGAAGCACGTCGTACGCTGTTACCTTCGCCTCTCGGATAATCCACG TGCACGGGAAGCATTGCGACAGTGCCTGCCGGATCAACTTCGCGATGGAACATTTACGGCGTGTCTGCAGGAGGATAAATCGACCAAACACTGGCTGACGATGCTGCTGAAGAATCTGGATACACCGGCCGGACCCGTTACCGATCCGCGCCAGGTCGGCATTGCTCCGCTGACCTCGTAA